A genomic stretch from Malus domestica chromosome 15, GDT2T_hap1 includes:
- the LOC139192317 gene encoding uncharacterized protein, producing the protein MNEELQRQHEGMDSAFSIILHLTELYGEGTRNRRFSTVCELVKTKMVKGAPVHQHVLKMIGFIEQLENLGTPLDGELAQDFILASLSDSFTQFVMNYNMNKMDSTLSELLNMLVTAEKTMKKENVVGTVAVAYNKPSSSKAMLQGKGKGKEKKSPTPKPKGGVKKKKAMEPKGTCHHCGKEGHWRRNCRLYLASLKDKPQGGGAK; encoded by the exons atgaatgaggagctacagagacagcacgagggcatggacagtgcattttccataatactccatcttacggagttatatggcgaagggacgcgcaatcgtcgctttagcactgtctgtgagcttgtgaagaccaagatggtcaaaggggctccagtacaccaacatgtactgaagatgataggattcattgaacaattggagaaccttggtactccacttgacggggaattggcccaggactttaTATTGGCTTCACTTTCTGATTCATTtacgcagttcgtaatgaactacaatatgaataagatggatagtactctctctgagttgctaaatatgttagtaactgccgagaagactatgaagaaagagaacgttgtagggactgttgcagtagcctacaacaagccatcctcttctaAGGCCATGctgcaaggcaaaggcaaagggaaggagaagaagtcacccactcctaagccgaaaggaggagtgaagaaaaagaaggcaatggagcccaaagggacttgccaccactgtggaaaggaggggcattggaggaggaattgcaggttatatcttgcaagtcttaaggacaaaccacaag gtggaggagccaagtag
- the LOC103425235 gene encoding uncharacterized protein isoform X2 yields MDRFQRVEKPKAEAAPINENEIRITAQGRMRNYITYATTLLHEKGSNEIVLKAMGRAISKTVMIAELIKRRIVGLHQNTSIGSTDITDVYEPLEEGLLPVESTRHVSMITISLSKKELDTSSTGYQSPLPIDQVKQLNNFEDDGDNSPGFRARGRGGRGRGNYNGFGDYNGDSWDGGRGYGGRGRGRARGGSFRGRGRGYGQLGGYYDYVEGAPAQGRGLVGGGRGRGRARGRGRNTRLDGQAPAA; encoded by the exons ATGGATAGGTTTCAGAGGGTAGAGAAGCCCAAGGCGGAGGCTGCGCCGATAAACGAGAATGAGATTCGTATAACAGCTCAAGGCAGAATGAGGAATTATATTACTTACGCCACCACTCTCCTCCAt GAGAAAGGATCTAATGAAATTGTtctcaaggcaatgggcagaGCTATCAGTAAAACTGTTATGATTGCTGAGCTAATAAAG AGAAGGATTGTTGGTCTTCATCAGAATACTTCTATTGGATCAACTGATATTACTGACGTGTACGAGCCCCTGGAAGAAGGCCTGCTTCC TGTAGAGAGTACTCGGCATGTTTCAATGATCACTATTAGCTTGTCGAAGAAGGAGCTTGATACATCCTCTACAGG ATATCAATCCCCTCTTCCGATTGACCAAGTGAAACAATTGAATAATTTTGAGGATGATGGAG ACAATTCGCCTGGATTCCGAGCCAGGGGTCGCGGTGGCCGAGGAAGAG GAAACTACAATGGATTTGGGGATTATAATGGAGATAGTTGGGATGGTGGGCGTGGTTATGGTGGTAGAGGTAGAGGCCGTGCAAGAGGTGGTTCTTTTAGGGGTCGTGGACGAGGTTATGGTCAGTTAGGTGGATACTATGATTATGTTGAAGGTGCACCTGCCCAAGGCCGTG GTCTGGTAGGGGGCGGTCGAGGTAGAGGAAGGGCCCGTGGGCGTGGTCGTAATACCAGATTGGATGGACAAGCACCTGCTGCTTGA
- the LOC103425235 gene encoding uncharacterized protein isoform X3 — protein sequence MDRFQRVEKPKAEAAPINENEIRITAQGRMRNYITYATTLLHEKGSNEIVLKAMGRAISKTVMIAELIKRRIVGLHQNTSIGSTDITDVYEPLEEGLLPVESTRHVSMITISLSKKELDTSSTGYQSPLPIDQVKQLNNFEDDGDNSPGFRARGRGGRGRGRGRGNYNGFGDYNGDSWDGGRGYGGRGRGRARGGSFRGRGRGYGQLGGYYDYVEGAPAQGRDTGRSYPSSCRWGS from the exons ATGGATAGGTTTCAGAGGGTAGAGAAGCCCAAGGCGGAGGCTGCGCCGATAAACGAGAATGAGATTCGTATAACAGCTCAAGGCAGAATGAGGAATTATATTACTTACGCCACCACTCTCCTCCAt GAGAAAGGATCTAATGAAATTGTtctcaaggcaatgggcagaGCTATCAGTAAAACTGTTATGATTGCTGAGCTAATAAAG AGAAGGATTGTTGGTCTTCATCAGAATACTTCTATTGGATCAACTGATATTACTGACGTGTACGAGCCCCTGGAAGAAGGCCTGCTTCC TGTAGAGAGTACTCGGCATGTTTCAATGATCACTATTAGCTTGTCGAAGAAGGAGCTTGATACATCCTCTACAGG ATATCAATCCCCTCTTCCGATTGACCAAGTGAAACAATTGAATAATTTTGAGGATGATGGAG ACAATTCGCCTGGATTCCGAGCCAGGGGTCGCGGTGGCCGAGGAAGAGGTAGGGGTAGAG GAAACTACAATGGATTTGGGGATTATAATGGAGATAGTTGGGATGGTGGGCGTGGTTATGGTGGTAGAGGTAGAGGCCGTGCAAGAGGTGGTTCTTTTAGGGGTCGTGGACGAGGTTATGGTCAGTTAGGTGGATACTATGATTATGTTGAAGGTGCACCTGCCCAAGGCCGTG
- the LOC103425235 gene encoding uncharacterized protein isoform X1, with the protein MDRFQRVEKPKAEAAPINENEIRITAQGRMRNYITYATTLLHEKGSNEIVLKAMGRAISKTVMIAELIKRRIVGLHQNTSIGSTDITDVYEPLEEGLLPVESTRHVSMITISLSKKELDTSSTGYQSPLPIDQVKQLNNFEDDGDNSPGFRARGRGGRGRGRGRGNYNGFGDYNGDSWDGGRGYGGRGRGRARGGSFRGRGRGYGQLGGYYDYVEGAPAQGRGLVGGGRGRGRARGRGRNTRLDGQAPAA; encoded by the exons ATGGATAGGTTTCAGAGGGTAGAGAAGCCCAAGGCGGAGGCTGCGCCGATAAACGAGAATGAGATTCGTATAACAGCTCAAGGCAGAATGAGGAATTATATTACTTACGCCACCACTCTCCTCCAt GAGAAAGGATCTAATGAAATTGTtctcaaggcaatgggcagaGCTATCAGTAAAACTGTTATGATTGCTGAGCTAATAAAG AGAAGGATTGTTGGTCTTCATCAGAATACTTCTATTGGATCAACTGATATTACTGACGTGTACGAGCCCCTGGAAGAAGGCCTGCTTCC TGTAGAGAGTACTCGGCATGTTTCAATGATCACTATTAGCTTGTCGAAGAAGGAGCTTGATACATCCTCTACAGG ATATCAATCCCCTCTTCCGATTGACCAAGTGAAACAATTGAATAATTTTGAGGATGATGGAG ACAATTCGCCTGGATTCCGAGCCAGGGGTCGCGGTGGCCGAGGAAGAGGTAGGGGTAGAG GAAACTACAATGGATTTGGGGATTATAATGGAGATAGTTGGGATGGTGGGCGTGGTTATGGTGGTAGAGGTAGAGGCCGTGCAAGAGGTGGTTCTTTTAGGGGTCGTGGACGAGGTTATGGTCAGTTAGGTGGATACTATGATTATGTTGAAGGTGCACCTGCCCAAGGCCGTG GTCTGGTAGGGGGCGGTCGAGGTAGAGGAAGGGCCCGTGGGCGTGGTCGTAATACCAGATTGGATGGACAAGCACCTGCTGCTTGA